The Podospora bellae-mahoneyi strain CBS 112042 chromosome 7, whole genome shotgun sequence genome includes a window with the following:
- the NUT2 gene encoding RNA polymerase II mediator complex subunit (EggNog:ENOG503P6MC; COG:K) has protein sequence MAPVTSDLPQVQDSVSTTLTLLFQTLTNISLYDSAGRPSAPVLASDLTALDDSLLKPTPSPSAVPGIPLPLMEYVENGRNPDIYTREFVELVRRLNHLTRGKMHAFRDFRDVLAREMAAAMPEVKEDAMRVVEETGGKGPVLLGDEEGKTEGR, from the exons ATGGCACCCGTAACCTCCGACCTCCCCCAAGTCCAAG ACTCCGTCTcaacaaccctaaccctcctcttccaaaccCTAACCAACATCTCCCTCTACGACTCCGCCGGCCGCCCCTCCGCCCCGGTCCTAGCATCCGACCTCACAGCCCTAGACGACTCACTCCTCAAA CcaacgccctccccctccgccgtgCCCggcatccccctccccctcatgGAATACGTCGAAAACGGGCGAAACCCCGACATCTACACCAGAGAATTCGTCGAGCTGGTCAGGAGGTTGAACCATCTCACCAGAGGCAAGATGCACGCCTTTCGAGATTTCAGGGATGTCCTCGCGAGAGAGATGGCGGCGGCTATGCctgaggtgaaggaggatgcgatgagggtggtggaggagacgggaGGGAAGGGGCCGGTTTTGTTgggagacgaggaggggaagacggaggggaggtga